The genomic DNA AGATGGCGACGCAATGGGCGCGGGAGGTAACCCCGGATACTTGTACGTGTTGTACGGATTATCGTCTCGCAGCTCGGCCTCGGTGGGGATTCCACCAAATTTACCTACTCCGTACAGAACTGTTGAGTCCATCTGGAGGAGCCCGCGAGTTTCTCCCTCGGTGTTGCTGAGACGATTTTCAATGACCCGAGCAACCATCGGAAGATACGTTTCGATGTTCACTTCGCGTTCAAGAATCGATGCCTTCACGAGCAGCTTTTGTCGATCTTGTGATGCGACGCGCAGGGAATCAAGTTCCTTGACCGTTTCGGCGATCATCTGCGCAAAGAGCGTTGTTGGGGTGTCCGACTGTGAGATTTCATAGGATCCGGGGGCCAGCCACCCTTCAACGTTGCCTCCGGCTTCGGCAGGCAATCCCAGCGCCTGCGGATCTTTAAGGGCTGCATTGATCTCATCGGTACTGAAATCGGTGATGTCGGCGATTTTCTCAACGACCTGTGCAACCGCTTGGCCAGGATTGACCGTCACTGTGTTTTCAGTGCGGTTCGCTTCGTCAAGCAGCGCAGCAATGGCGTCCGAAGCACTCATCTGTTTCTTGAGAGTGTATGTTCCCGGTCGAATCGATGCGGCAGCTTTATTGGCTTCAAATGCGCGGACGAAAGCCTCGACGGACTTGACGACGTCGGCGTTAACGAGGTGCTGTCCGATCTCTGCTCCGGTCTCGCCAACCTCGATGGTAATGACCGCCGTGCCTGAACCCGGCCCCCGGTAGTCGTCAGCTTCCACGCTTTGATTCGCTCCACGAATTTGCGTCCACGCAAAGTAGCCGGCTCCTCCAACCAGAGCGAGCACGAGAAGCAAGA from Schaalia sp. ZJ405 includes the following:
- the mltG gene encoding endolytic transglycosylase MltG — protein: MSDFDDSSRRPVSDELPKRSSRHHGDHHAASTQLGVSNASASSSSMSTEEFFETTGMRSRRFVQERRKARQRRFWRRFRSALILLLVLALVGGAGYFAWTQIRGANQSVEADDYRGPGSGTAVITIEVGETGAEIGQHLVNADVVKSVEAFVRAFEANKAAASIRPGTYTLKKQMSASDAIAALLDEANRTENTVTVNPGQAVAQVVEKIADITDFSTDEINAALKDPQALGLPAEAGGNVEGWLAPGSYEISQSDTPTTLFAQMIAETVKELDSLRVASQDRQKLLVKASILEREVNIETYLPMVARVIENRLSNTEGETRGLLQMDSTVLYGVGKFGGIPTEAELRDDNPYNTYKYPGLPPAPIASPSRAAIEAVLKPADGDWLYYVTVNLDSGETLFAKTQDEQLENVEKFKKYCSSNPGKC